The following coding sequences lie in one Coriobacteriia bacterium genomic window:
- a CDS encoding undecaprenyl-diphosphate phosphatase has translation MDHVWAVILGAAQGLAEFLPISSSAHLKMLPWLFGIEGEYAFLADASKAAAFDISLHAGSAIAVMIALWSDWVRLLAGAVKRDAEGVTSRRFLLFLLATSVPGALIGVALDDQIETFSTPAFITAAGVQTGFRYAPLVVGVALIVFGVLLWWVDRTVKRSEPLESMNWGKAFAIGFAQALALVPGVSRSGSTMTAGRLLGFSRDATARYSFMAALPIIAGAAVFGLRDIPLSELLSIDWILGFAASAITSVLFMKWMLGYVRNHSFAVFMWYRIAAGLLLIAVFFSRG, from the coding sequence ATGGATCACGTCTGGGCTGTCATTCTCGGCGCGGCTCAGGGGCTCGCCGAGTTTCTCCCCATATCGTCAAGCGCGCACCTCAAGATGCTGCCGTGGCTGTTCGGAATAGAAGGCGAGTATGCGTTTCTCGCAGATGCGAGCAAGGCGGCCGCCTTCGACATCTCGTTGCATGCGGGCAGCGCCATCGCGGTCATGATCGCACTGTGGTCCGACTGGGTCAGGTTGCTCGCCGGCGCCGTCAAGCGAGACGCCGAGGGCGTCACGTCACGCCGATTCCTGCTCTTCTTGCTAGCCACATCGGTGCCCGGCGCGCTGATCGGGGTCGCCCTCGACGACCAGATCGAGACCTTCTCGACGCCCGCATTCATCACCGCCGCAGGCGTCCAAACCGGCTTCCGATACGCGCCGCTCGTCGTGGGCGTCGCACTCATCGTCTTTGGCGTACTGCTGTGGTGGGTTGACCGCACGGTCAAGCGGAGCGAGCCCCTCGAATCAATGAATTGGGGTAAGGCGTTCGCGATCGGCTTCGCGCAGGCGCTCGCACTCGTCCCCGGAGTCTCGCGATCCGGCTCGACCATGACAGCAGGGCGCTTGCTCGGCTTCTCGCGAGATGCGACCGCACGCTACTCGTTCATGGCGGCCTTGCCGATCATCGCGGGCGCAGCCGTGTTCGGTCTACGCGACATTCCGCTGTCCGAGCTGCTCTCAATCGACTGGATCTTGGGTTTCGCGGCCTCAGCGATAACCTCAGTGCTCTTCATGAAGTGGATGCTCGGCTACGTCCGCAACCACTCGTTCGCGGTGTTCATGTGGTACCGGATCGCCGCGGGGCTCCTGCTGATCGCCGTGTTCTTTTCTCGCGGTTAG